The segment TCAAATGAATATTATAACATAATTGCTGTGCTTTTATTATATTACACATGTATTTTACAAATGTACAAGTAGAAATGTATAACTGCACTTTCAACATATTTTAGTTGTTATAACAGTAAGTGATAGGAGTGACAGATTGTGTCAAGTCAGATGTTTCACGAGCTTGATACATACTGTTCCTACGTGAATGTATGTTACTTTGATTGTAATGTGGTGGGGGTGGAAGGCATTGCACTGGACACAGTGCTACTGCGGTTAGTTTCAAATATGCTTTCAGCTATCATCATGTTAGGAAATAAAAAGTAAAAGGTGAAACCCAAGCTCCACATCACATAGAGTGCATTAGTCAAACATACAGTACGAGACGAAGAACAAACcaagtgtatacaggcataccctgcattaacgtatgcaatgggaccggagcatgtatgtaaagcgaaaatgtacttaaagtgaagcactaccttttccccacttatagatgcatgtactgtacagcaatcattatatacgtgcataactgatgtaaataatgcatgtataacaggctctatagtctccccgcttgtgcacagcttcggtacaggtagggagctggtattgctgttcaggacatgatgacaggcgcatgcgtgagctgccgtttgcctattgggcgatatgtacttactcgcgagtgtacttaaagtgagtgtacttaaagcggggtatgcctgtaatgtataatgtatacagtacagagTTTTAATATTAGTTGGTGGGATAGAAATATGTTGTAGCTTCAGTTTTACCTGAAGAATTCTGTGGTGTAGGACCTCGAGTACTCGGAGAAGACGAAAGACTGGCTTCCTCCTACAAAAAGCAGTATATTAAGTATTTCAGAGGTGACCAATGGGATGTAATGAACGTTATTCTTCTTTTTTACATTCCGAAATGTAGATCTCAATGTAAAAGAGTTTGAATGAATAAATAAAAGCTGCCTACCTGCATACAAATGTACAGGTTTTTACAAAACTGTTCTATATTTAGGATTTCAGATTCTAGAGTAAATTAGCAGATCAGAAAAAATACCTCTTATTTTATGTAAGCCCAAGCGCATTTCGCACCCTTTGCCAGGATGGTTTTGTGCAGTATTGGTGGGATTCACTCGGCTCCAATAATTGGTATCGGAGCTCGATCAGCATTAATTGCCATTGATTTGAATAGCAGTTGATGTCGATCAGGCTTGGATACCTGTTGTCCGACCTTTGTGAAACCTCCCCATACATTATGACGATTTTATGACCACATTACTAATTCAAATACCTGGGGCGCAAGGTTTGGTTAACCAGTAGGTCACTAATGACCATGCTAGGGTTATAGGTCGCCTAACTTCTCCTGCACTTCAGCGAGATATTCTGCCAACTTCAGTAGGCTCTCAAAGATAACTTTCCATTAAAATGTACTGCAtattttctattaaaaaaaacccCCCAGATGTACAAAGTGTGATGAATCTCTTCGTAAGTTCAATAAAAACAAGGACTTACATTTTGGCATTCCTCTTCCTTTTTGTCACCTGGTTTGTCTGTCTGCGAGGCTGCTTTTCTTCTGTTTTGTAACAAAAACATGATCATATTATAATTTAATAAAGTATACAAGCAAAGTAATGCATCTATCTATCTGACTCggaaagagcagtgtgtgtatgtgtatttcttGCAGAATATTCTGcattcttgccccccccccccaaaaaaaaatggcTCGGCTGAAAGGTGAAGGTCtatggcaggggtggccaatgccagtcctcaagggccacgcacaggtcagggtttaaggatatccctgcttcactcatcaagactgagccactgattgagccacctatgctgaagcagggatatccttaaaccctgacctgtgcATGGCCCGtgacgactggagttgcccaccccctggTCTACTGTGTACATGTGCTCCTGTGAGTAGgacttttttttgttaaattcCCCCAGATAACTTCACTTAATTTTTATACACCAGCAacaatccccttcccctccccgatTCCGAAGATGAGAACAGCGCGGCTGCCTTTAAAAGAGAAGCAAACCTTCTTGCCAGCAGTTTATTCATCTCCTCCATTagccctcctccacctccaccgCTACTTGTTCGATTGGCATCGGTCTTGGTGGCCCCACAGGGACTAGAGCCTCCCGAGCTATCTTCTGGCTTTAAAAATAGAAGGTTTCCATGTGAAAGCTGCTCTCAGCCATTTAGCCCCTGATTTTAGTGATTTCTTAATCCCACTCTCCAATAGGGAACAAGACTGCGAAAACTAGAAATTCAAAGATccctggtggggggagaggggaggggagggaggtcgagggggagaagggggggtgggaggtcgagggggagaagggggggggtgggaggtcgagggggagaagggggcagaggtaggagagggagggggaggggtaggagtgggggaagaagagagaggggttcAGGACCTCTGAGCTGAAAGTAGCACGTTTCAACTCCGGGGGAACGCCCCACTCCGAATACTGTAAAGAAATTATTTTCAATTGTGGGCAGGATTGCTGCCTCAGGAAGCCTTTTTATACAAGCAGATTGCAGTATTAGCCGACACAAAAAGAAACAACTTTGAGGATCACATGTATTGCTTGAAGATGGTGTGAAAGCACACTCTGAAACATCAGCTAACTAGCAAAGGCGAATGTTCTCCAATGTTTTCCTTTCCTACTTTAATCTCCTGGTTTAAGGAAGACCCAGGCTTTTTTTGCGGTAAAATCTCAGATTGACAGCTCCTCAGAGAAGGGACTCATTCCCCGCCCCCTTCTTGTGTGTGGCTGATTCAAATCAATGGCTGCTTCTCCCTCTGGTGTGTTGTCCATGTCCCGGTTGCAATACCATTGGCTACACCTGCACAGACATGTATCTATGTCTTACCCGTTGTACTTTCCTCAATTTGGCACCGGCCAGAGCTGCAGCCAGCCCTGCTGCTGGGTTCTCTTCGTAGACGATTGCTTGGCTTCCTGCTGCCGGCAGAGGTGGGGCAGGAGGAGGTGTAGCTGCTGCTGGCGGTGGCGGCCCTGGTGGTGGTGGAGGTGGTGGACCACTAGCTGGAACCGGTGCTGCTCCTGCAGCAGCAACCATAGCCACAGAAGACGGGTGGCCTGCTGGAACCATAGGACCTTGGAGAACAAGGAGAAGCCTTGTATTAAAATATGGCAAGATATCATCCACCAGAAAATCCAAAAAAGACTGTTCATCAATGAAATCCCAATATTGACACGGCAGTGGACCAGCATGAGCTCCATCCATTATGTTCAAGTGTGTATGTGAGAAAATAGTACTAATAGTACTTACTATTATGCATCTTCAATGTGTAGCAATTTAAGGTGTTTTTAATCATTGCGGCTGAGAACGAATGTGCTGAAGCTATCTAAAtttgtatatataaacacacaatgtaTGTGTTGAGCTATACATAGGATATCAGACATAAATAGACTTGCACACTTCTGATTAAGTGATGGGCTCAGACTTCAGGGCTGAATGCCAGAACTCTACCTGTGACGGGGAAAGTGTGATATCATTAAACGTTCATCGGTGCCACTACTCTCAGTGGTCTGTGATGTCTCAAAAAGACAGGTCGAAGGCACTTGTCTGTtagcaaattaaaataatattgaCAAGAAGCTATTTGTAGAATTTTGATCTTGTAAAGtataaagcatatatatatacccctgttTGGTTCATTAATGTAGTTACAATTTAAATTTATCTGGGGGTTTTAATCAAAGTCTCTCGTCTGCCAAACTTGGGCAAGAAACATCACAATATGTACGTTATCAAAGATCTTGTTTGGTTTAATTGCACCAGTTTAACAGCAGAGAAATTGATAACCAGCCCACATTGTCTTTTCCAAATACCTGGAACTACTCATGTTGAGAAGTGTTAGATGTTGCTTTTCTCACCCGGTTTgaaccattcacttgaatggcagGAAAACGTCAGTctgaattatttttattttttttaaatgacgcaCTCATTCAAAAACATGTACTTACTCAACTGGGAAATGGTTGATGATGTCATGTAAGGTGCGGTCCTCTTGGACAAATTCACCTCAGATACAGCAGCGTAAGGGGGAGGTAATGAAACAAAGTGTGACATGGATTGGTAAGATTGCTGGGGAGCATGAGGGGAAGACTGGAAGGAGGTCTGAGCAGAAGCAGGGGGCAGGGATCCAGCAGAGCTGGGTATAACTGGCAACTGAGCAATGGGTACAGTTTCTAAATATGATAGGTAAGAACGATCAACACTTTTAACCTGGGTTCTAGAGGAGTTTATGGGAATTGGTGTAGTTAGAGtttcttctgcttggtcatctggGGCTATCTGAGGTACACTCAGTGAGGGCTTTTGGACCGTTTTATCGGTACATCCTCTGATCCTGCCATTCTGGACAGGAATCACAGGAAGGACCACTGGAATAAGCGACTGTGGCGACTCACTCTTCTGCGTTGGAGAGGACATTGAAACAAGAGGAGAAGAGGAGTGAGGAGAGTATGACACAGGGGGATGTCTTACAGACTGATGAGCGGTTAATGGAGAATGGGAAGCAGGAGCAGGCGGTGGGGATAAAGAGATTTGCTTGATGCTCCGGGATACAGTCCCATTGCTTGGCCATATTGGAGAAAAGGCAGAACCCTGGGATGCTGAAGGCTCTGATCCAGAATGTCTGTGCTGCAACTCTGGGGATTCGCTGGTTCTGTTACAGGACTTGTGAGTGGCTTTACTACTAGGTTCAGGGACAGTAGATGCTGAAGAGATAACTTTTGCATAAGAAGGCGGTGGGACAGCGCCGGCTGAAGGAGAAGCACTGTAGTTACTGTAGTCAGGAGGAGGAGACTGGCagtgggaaggggaggaagaCACTTTTATCTGAAGGGTAGAAACTAAAAGAACAGAAGAGAAAATGAAAAGAATACAATGGGCATATATCAAGGAAAGCAAATAAGGCAGAGTGATTAGGAAAGCAGGAACCGAAAGACAGATGGAAACAGAAAATATAAAATGGAGCATGCACAGAATTCCATGATGTACAGGTGAAATAAAGGACTTTTTGCCTGCTTTGtttcaaaaccattatatttagggggcgggggggattgaTTCATTGGTTTCGTATTGATGGCTTATCCAACCAAGCACTGCTCCTGTTCATAGTAAACAATGTGTTTGTTGGCACGGAAATCAGCAAACCTTTGTCAAATGCAGTAAGAATGAGAGTTTGTGGCATTCACATTACAATGAATGACAAATTCTACTTGTGTAAAGCAACACAAATCTCATGCAGCACTTGTGGCATTTctagattattttctttttgtgttttattgGGTGACAATTAATACGTCCATATGCTGTAGGTAAGAGACAGCTGTTACCTTATTTTGGTATATATCGAGTAGTTCATGTAGTTATATTTATCATATAaaataattaaagctgcagtccattTACAAAGAAACGTCAAAATATGTAATGATGCTTTagggcagtatacagtatatagcgaaCATAGGCAACATACATCTGAGGCATTACTAGGGTTTTATCCAAATCCGTCCCACAGAATCTGAGAAAATCTCCCAAAATCATAACATTGATCCTAACATTAgagcaaagttttttttttgtttaaagaaAAAATGCATAAAACATGAATATTTGAATTCTCGTGATTATGGAGCTTGATCCTAAaaataaattatgttttttttagtcAATAGTGGGCTAGATTTACTAAACAGAGTCTTAGATGCGCTGAGGCTTAGCATTGTTAAGTAAATCTGTGCCTATATAAAGAACGTTACCCAGTGTGCAAGCGAAGCAAAAAATCCTCTGCATTGGTTTCTTCCAAAAACATTATTTCAGGGAATTATCTAAAAGGGGATTTGGGAAGGAATCCATCAACCTTTAACCCATTCACCGGGCCTGACATTTGAGGCTGATTAAAAGCTAAAGTGATACTTAGTTGATAGGTGAAATCCTAACAATTCAGATGTATCAGTTAATAAAGGAAATCACTGTGAGCTTTAGGTCTCGGCATAACGTGGTACCCAGACTACGCCTGTGAGCTTAATAAGGACGCGGAAGTCCACTTTTCCAGTAGCCCTGCACGTTACATGGCAATACAGCAGAACACCATGCCCCCACATATCTTACACTGCAAGCCTCGTCCAGTCTCTTAAACATGATCCAGGGTTTCAAAAGTAGATATTAACATTCTGTATAGGAGCACACTAAGGCCAGATCTACTAAACGATGCTCAGCCATAACACATCTTTAGTCTTATCTTTGGGCTTAAGGTCCATAGTTAAAGTGCTgccattccataagacaccttactgcCCGTTTGCCTAAATATTCTTCACACCATTTAATCCCTTTGAGCCACAAGTTGTCTTATGATATAgtgcaggtgtggccaactctagtcccaaagggccaccaacaagtcaagttttctgaatatccctgcttcagcacaggtggctcaaagactgagccacctgtgctgaagcagagatatcatgaaaacctgaccagttggtggctcttgaggactggaattggccacccatGATATACAGTAGTACCTCTTAAATTCTATAAACTACATTCAAATAAAGTACTGATCACTAGCTTTTTTCTGGTATCCAAGTGACATTTCTTAGCAAAAGTGACCTTCCTTAATACTAATATCTTTGTCACATGCTGACCTAAGCCGTTTATAAGGTACAGATACATGATGTTAGCAAATTAAACATTCAGCACATAGGCTTGCATCCTCTGTATTGCTGTCTAGGGAAACGACACTGAATGAACTCCTGAATCTACCATATATGGACTACTGATGAAATGGTTAAAATGACTTCTTTTAATAAAACTATTTATTAGACAGCCCCTGTTCAATGATAGAGGAACCTGTACACTCTTTGAACGGCAATGCGTTGTATTTCAGCAATAAACTAGTAAAAGAATAAGCACCAATACAAGATCACTAATAACACTGTATCTCCCGCCCTGGCTGTAAATGGAATTGTTTTGTACCGTGGGATATGCGGATTATAAAACTATTTCTAAATGAGCCAGCAAGGAGGAACTAGGCAGAAGATGGTTACATTGAAGCTGTGGCCCCTTTTGTCATGTTTGTTAAAACACATTGAAATCAATACCAAAGCAGTGGCACATACAGGACACAGATAACAAGCACGGTTTTCTAGAAGAAACAAGCACACTTGCCTGTGGTAGAAGTCCTTCTTTCCAGGGTCTCttgacgctgctgctgctgctgctgctgctgctgctgctgctgttgttgctgctccATCATTTGCCTAGAATGTTCATACAACATTgttacacaaataaaaaatgcataattttTTTCACAGTATGCTGTATATAAAAAGTCTCAATAATTCTAGAACCCACGCTTCCTATTGTTGTTACCGATAATGTGTTATAGTGCACTGTTGGCTTTTTTTTTATGACAATTTTAACTGTTATTGTACAAAGAAGTTGTCTCCAAAGTTCGTTATTTATTACTAGTCTTACTACAATGGAAAAATGTGGACATCCTGACATAACTCACCTCTTATTTCCATCTCAGGACTGATATTCTAGCACACAGTCCTTCTGTCAACTGGGTTTTCCCAAACAGCTACTGAGATGCCTCCCAGTTAAGAATATATACAAGACTTAAAATTGCCATCCCAATGGGTTACTGAGCATAGGGGGGAAAAGTGACGTGATTCTTCATTACCATTTGATCAATTATTGTAATGTCAGTGGAATGCGCTAGTGGAACGCATTGGGGATTCAGAATGTCAGGCTGCACTGTATAATAACACTGAGCACCTCTGCACATGTTCGCCCAGCAAATGTGCTCTTCTTTTAAagaatatacaatatactgtaaggtAAGAATCAGAATGGTTAATTTTGTGTTAACATCCCAGTACCCTCTAACCCGCAGGAGATTGGAACGAGAGCCCCTTTCTCACCACAGTGGGGAATGAGTTTACATCATTAGGAGTTTTGGGGAGAACGATGTTTTAATGAACTCCATTCTCAAGTAAAAGAAGCTTCAGTGATGCGAGCCATACTCGGCACAGCTATATATTGCGTAATATTAATTTGACGAAGAAGGGACGTCGGATGTtaattaaacatacagtatatactccgTTTGTAGCTTTACCATGTTTCGTTCTTACCACTAGATGTCCTTCTTTTCCTTACATGAATAAATtagcaatgtgtttttttttaccgAGACAAAGAGACACTGTGCTAAAAATACATACTTCCAATATGGGCTTCAGGATAACATTATATTGGTTAGGATCTAAACGGAAGCGGGTGTAAGAAAATGGCCCATTTATCTTTTGTGCACCACGATGGAAGGATTCCTCGAAGGGATATTTAGTAGATCAGGATGGAATTTTATTTCGTTGTGACACATCATTGGTAAATGTAGCACTGTTGTTTTATTTTGCTCGCCTTCTGGGGGTGGACATATGTCATTTCAGCCTTAaatgctatgttatgtattataatgtaaactgtctgtgagtagggttactggctctgcacttctttaacccaggctgtgctgcaaagctgtgtaatgcggcaggcataagcataTAGGGGTCCacgtcaaaatggatttgaagctcatttgcttgtcatttcccagaattccttgctgctgtggaagaactgtatgctgggagataaggGGGAAAAGcaggttacagacctgtctgatacatgtgaatgggctcacaagtgttattttcatttgctgtattaTAATATTAATGTTCCCATTTTTAAACAAAATAGTCTTCTTTGTATGTTACTTTGTCTAATATTTCTTGTATCCAAAAGAACCAGATATGCATGTCCTGAAGGGACTGAGACAAAAGATGTAACTAGTGTAGACTTGACACTCATTTCTGACCGGTCAGGAAAACCCAGCGATTATATTCAGGTACATTGTACAAATAATAATGTCACGGTTGCAACAATAGGTGACTGCTTTCACGTTATTGCAACGCCTATTTAGCCAAGTGGGGCTGTCGCTTTAAATCTCACGAAACGTGGGTGAACCCTGGCAGAGGCTCCTGGCTACTGACCCTCATTGCCCTTCCTGGGCTAGTCTCCCATTTGACACCTGCTGCAGATCATCAGAATAAAACAGAGAAGAGgcagggggagaagaggtcaCATGGGGGGCATCTAAATGCACCCGTCCAACTTCTATGATGCAAAGAACAATCTTGTTAGCAGACACGTAAGGCTGGGGCGACAGTTATAATTCTGTTTTAGAACAGACACTTCCATGCTGTTTACCATAGGCTGCTCTACATACAGGACCAGACAGCGGACGTTTTGATACATGCATTATATTAATGATTGCTTGATTCTttcatattattattaaataattcAATTTACCACCAAAATAAttacagtcttttttttttttagagtgagtttaaagttaaagctgcagttcagtcttttttttttttattatttatttttttacttcaatagttttatgtgtgcaatctctaattacctaaagaactgtatagctgcaggtcaattcgttctccatgtattgctaggtgaaatttggtgacataattagtgaagggatctgtttttcttctgcttctgtctctcagtggaagctcataaatattcatgagcactcctgcactgacatgtgcaagagggagggcagggctgacaaaggggtgtgccagggcttgtgacaggacatgaaggggcagtgccttagcaaatggctgttaaaatagaatacaagaaaattggtctttcaaagttgtttttttaaaaacagaaaatgctaaaagtattttttcttactacagaactgatttattaaaaaaaacacacatgcaggatattgactgaactgcagctttaaatgttcCCCCTACACCCTCTATGTGCATGGGTCACATTAATGCATTACGTGAGCTGATAATGGCAGCCATGCTACTGGGCCTTATGACATTCAGGGAAGGGCATGACATTTTTGCTGGTTTGAAGGTGAGATTGTAGTCACTGCACACTAATGGGTGAAGGGGAGCTAGAGGAGTTACTCTTATGTTCATGTcatgggggagagggtgagagtggggCAAGTGTCATAACCATGTGATCATTGCATGATTTTCGGATGTTGACTCATAAAATGGTGTTCCCTTCTTTTCCTGTCTCCATGTCCATTGTGTGAATCTCAATGCCAATTGAAACATTCACATGCCCAATCCTGGAAACCTACTGATTCCTGCTCACTGTTGATTTGTTGGCATCCAGTACTTGTGTTCTTTGAGGGGGCCTGATGGCATAAATCTACTATTACAGGATGAAATCCAGTGAGACACCAATATGGGGTACTCTGCCCCCAAATAGTAGCCATCATAATAAGCTGTTCATTGGCACTGCTACAAGTTTCATTACACCAATAAATCACTGTAGTGATTTCAATGTGTATGAGAGGAGTGGGCAACATGATATACTTAAAAGGCCACAACTGCGGCCAGGAAGCCCTCAAAAGGGCCACATATTGCCACTTTCTccctgggacacagggagacggggCGTTGCTGCCACGAGTAGGTGCTGCTCCTGTCTCCCTCCAGTCAGCTGCTTAATGGGGGTGCGCTGATGGACCcaattctgctcctcctcttacaCTGGGCACGAGTCAATAGTACAGGGCAGTAATTATCAGCACATGGTCACCAAGCAGCTGGAGGAGAGAGGACTAGCTAAGATCTGCGGAACCAACGACCTTCCTGCGTTGGGTTTAAAGGGAGAGAGGTTGCTGGGGCAAGCAGCAGTTGGGGTTCACAGGTGAAGCCCCCCCATGCCATCTGTTGCCCACCAATGTTCTATAAGTATAGGAGGAAAGTGAACTGCAGTGTCAGAGGCCAGTTGCACATATCCGGGCAATTTAACAAAAGATGCAGAGTAAGAAGCGGAAAAACACACGTTCTCCGTCTCAGCAGTTTTACAGAACGTGCAAAATGAACCCTAAAAAGAATTTTGAACTCCACAAATCAGCGCTGCAGATGTCAAGTCAAGGGCAGATTCTGTGTGATCGTGCCCAGATCGGCACTATCTCAgttgaatgaataacccccatagaATGAACTACAGTGAAAGAGTAATATTAACTCCTACCCTGCCAGATTGGACTGATAGGGGGCACTAGAGAGGGGGCACCAGAGAGGGTGTTTGTAGTCTCACAGGAAAGGGTTAGttaaccaactccagtccttaaatgCTACCAAGAGATCaagttttccggatatccctgcttcagcacaggtggctcaatcagtccctgcttcagcagggtcaaagactgagccactgattgagtcacctgtgctgaagcagggatatccggaaaacctgacctgttggcagctgttgaggacttgagttggccgcccctgccttATACATATACTTAATACTATCAAACTTAAAGTTTCTTTATTTCTATTGCACACAGCAGCAGAGCAAAGAGGGCTTTTTAAAAATCCGCTAACAAATGCGTCACGCAGGAAGGAAGAGGTTTAACCACTTCACCAAAGAGCTAAGTAACACTGCGTCGGAAAGTGACTGCAGCTGGTAATCTAATGTCAcagcacccacactatatatactatactacACAGCGAACATACTTGTGATGGGGTTTCAGTCGAGCATGTCCAACCAAAGGTTTTTTTTACCGCAACACGTACTTTCATGCTCATTTTGCACATTTTGCAAGTTCTTGCTCTTGTGTTTACCCCAACTCCTACAAATTGTGCTTTTGCAATAAATGAAATGCATAATGTAAACCTCTTATTTTGAAGCCACTTTGACCATTGAGTATTTCGTGTAGCGGCCTTCACAGAGACAGAACGCAATGACAGTCTCCAACAAGCAGACTGAAATAATGAAGACTTTGATCAGAGGTTCCTGACCGGGATGGGGGGCTGGCCCAGCTTTAGGGGCTATGGAAATTTACCAGGGGGCACCAGAGAGGCACAAGAGAGGCACAGGGGATACTCACCCTGAGACATTCCAGAGGCGGACACAGTGTCATAAGGATAAGAGGGTCAGAGACACAATAATAAATCCCCCTAACTAAAAAGAGGGGGCCCACTTTTGGTGGGCTCCGGTGTAAAACCAATGACTTAACCCATTCGCTGCCAGAGGGGTCAGCCATGCATTGGCCCCACCTGGCTGTGAAAGGGTTACACGGCCTTAATCATTTTTACCTTCGTTGTATTTCCATTTCGTCTGGTGAGGGTCCATTCTGAATATTCGGGGCTTGGCGCTGGGCTGCAGGACCTATGCAGAGTGAACACGGAGAGAAACAAAAAGGGGTCGGACTTGGAAAACAACACGGACTTAGATAAACCTCCTAAATGATGTTGTTCCAgcgactgtctgacagaaaagcAGATGGTCAGCGGCGTTTAATCATTTCAAAACACAACTCAAATACTGTATCTTCTCTCCACCACCTGTATGGACATCCAAACTCAGGGAACTCCTGGAAGTATAGGATTTCTTCAATGCCCATTCAATAACATATGCCACAATCCCATTAATACGTGTAACTATGTCTTGCTCCCTTTAtcattatatactatatattattactatcctttatttgtaaagcaccaacatattgcACAGCGCGGTACAGTTTGACATCAATGACGTAAACTGAATGACATATAAATAAGGGCAAAGAGATACAGAAGGTGATGATAGCTCGCGAGagcttaaaaaatatatgtatatatatatatatatatatatatataacattttaaacGCAAATCTAATCTAAATCTCAATTTTTGATGGAATAAATGAGACCATGGCTCAGAATTGGTACCAAATTTCAGCCCTATCTTTTGATTTTAAAAAGCCGGTGAATTCATAATTATGTATAAGCAATCATGCACACACAATGAGAGCGATGTATTAAGCTCTCACAGCTACAAAAAAAACTAGCACATAATGTGTCAAAATACAAATCCCAATGGTATTTTTCTCTGTGATAAATGTTAGGGTTTTGCAGTCAGCAGACTTTGACAAATCACCCTCAATAAACTCTTGAATAAATCCTGTGATACTTAGTAGCCCTTTAGATATCGCTTTTGAAATCCTGCTCACTAACCACACGTATTTCACCGAAATTATTGTAATATTTAAAATAATCTGATGTTTAGGAGATGTGCAATTTTAAACTTTGTCCTGGCGAGAGATAGGAAGCCAAATGTATTTATATAGGACACACATGTGTTATCATGTAGTAAGTAGTCCATCACATTGATTTTACGTGTTCAGCGGAATTTAAAACAGCTGCCCTAGTTAGCATGGCATTTCATCACTAATCATGCCAATAATTCTCCCAGCAGCCAGAGATTTTTTAGAATCAACTACAAAATGCTGCTCGTTCCATGAACCTTCTGCTAAACCATTACTGAGAGCTGTGTTACTGGAATGCGCTGTTAGAATTTCAGGTGTAATTGTAATGATCTTGCAGAAGTTGAGTTACAGTGAAGCAGACACTTTACGATCTGCTTGTTATACAGCAACACTTACTTTCTTATTGGCATTTCTTTGCAATGAGTTACTCCATC is part of the Ascaphus truei isolate aAscTru1 chromosome 9, aAscTru1.hap1, whole genome shotgun sequence genome and harbors:
- the EVL gene encoding ena/VASP-like protein isoform X4; protein product: MAAATSEQSICQARASVMIYDDTSKKWVPIKPGQQGFSRINIYQNTASNTFRVVGVKLQDQQVVINYSIVKGLKYNQATPTFHQWRDARQVYGLNFASKEEATAFSNAMLFALNIMNSQDGGPAAQRQAPNIQNGPSPDEMEIQRRQMMEQQQQQQQQQQQQQQQRQETLERRTSTTVSTLQIKVSSSPSHCQSPPPDYSNYSASPSAGAVPPPSYAKVISSASTVPEPSSKATHKSCNRTSESPELQHRHSGSEPSASQGSAFSPIWPSNGTVSRSIKQISLSPPPAPASHSPLTAHQSVRHPPVSYSPHSSSPLVSMSSPTQKSESPQSLIPVVLPVIPVQNGRIRGCTDKTVQKPSLSVPQIAPDDQAEETLTTPIPINSSRTQVKSVDRSYLSYLETVPIAQLPVIPSSAGSLPPASAQTSFQSSPHAPQQSYQSMSHFVSLPPPYAAVSEVNLSKRTAPYMTSSTISQLSPMVPAGHPSSVAMVAAAGAAPVPASGPPPPPPPGPPPPAAATPPPAPPLPAAGSQAIVYEENPAAGLAAALAGAKLRKVQRPEDSSGGSSPCGATKTDANRTSSGGGGGGLMEEMNKLLARRRKAASQTDKPGDKKEEECQNEEASLSSSPSTRGPTPQNSSDLGKKPWERSNSVEKPVASLLSRTPPVVKSPEAKSPIQSQPPSSRMKPVNSSNDVSTDVLDFDRMKQEILEEVVRELHKVKEEIIDAIRQELSRISTT
- the EVL gene encoding ena/VASP-like protein isoform X8: MPVHRARQGHLKRVSRATINLTCPAAQRQAPNIQNGPSPDEMEIQRRQMMEQQQQQQQQQQQQQQQRQETLERRTSTTVSTLQIKVSSSPSHCQSPPPDYSNYSASPSAGAVPPPSYAKVISSASTVPEPSSKATHKSCNRTSESPELQHRHSGSEPSASQGSAFSPIWPSNGTVSRSIKQISLSPPPAPASHSPLTAHQSVRHPPVSYSPHSSSPLVSMSSPTQKSESPQSLIPVVLPVIPVQNGRIRGCTDKTVQKPSLSVPQIAPDDQAEETLTTPIPINSSRTQVKSVDRSYLSYLETVPIAQLPVIPSSAGSLPPASAQTSFQSSPHAPQQSYQSMSHFVSLPPPYAAVSEVNLSKRTAPYMTSSTISQLSPMVPAGHPSSVAMVAAAGAAPVPASGPPPPPPPGPPPPAAATPPPAPPLPAAGSQAIVYEENPAAGLAAALAGAKLRKVQRPEDSSGGSSPCGATKTDANRTSSGGGGGGLMEEMNKLLARRRKAASQTDKPGDKKEEECQNEEASLSSSPSTRGPTPQNSSDLGKKPWERSNSVEKPVASLLSRTPPVVKSPEAKSPIQSQPPSSRMKPVNSSNDVSTDVLDFDRMKQEILEEVVRELHKVKEEIIDAIRQELSRISTT